A window of the Pristiophorus japonicus isolate sPriJap1 chromosome 13, sPriJap1.hap1, whole genome shotgun sequence genome harbors these coding sequences:
- the irx6a gene encoding Iroquois homeobox protein 6a yields the protein MVTKGAAMSFSQFGYPYNPTSQFFVSASPSTTCCEAGSRSGSESSAGPAQTAICCPSYDNRLLANARTEISAAAAALGMYSSSPYATAASQGYGNYLAYSTEPSALYSSLNSQYEIKDGTGSLHSGIAPTAAYYPYEHSLGQYQYDRCGTMDFNGSTRRKNATRETTSTLKTWLYEHRKNPYPTKGEKIMLAIITKMTLTQVSTWFANARRRLKKENKMTWSPRNKGGDDKKEEREKKDGEEYATDSMDNDEKEYRNDKELRLSDLDDLEDDESEKLESDQEKTPSEVNPRRGLAESEESDCNVSPQSNQHTFSCSKNNSTLGSDFLETITNKPLVSIARNNLPQRFGTAEKPRIWSLAHTAASNTLVGCQSGQSRTGRYCAEVRPSQGTVSQVDDIISLGDSSQAARILRTSAFNLQTLVATGQLHCASYPALDNCQYTSGTEGFVRNVKTDLRSADITETCLLHQEEKVRTAFRAVLKRFV from the exons ATGGTAACAAAAGGAGCAGCGATGTCGTTCTCTCAATTCGGATATCCCTACAACCCGACTTCACAG TTTTTCGTGTCAGCGAGTCCCAGCACGACGTGTTGTGAAGCCGGCTCCAGATCTGGGTCTGAAAGCTCCGCTGGGCCGGCCCAGACTGCCATTTGCTGCCCTTCCTATGATAACCGACTGCTGGCCAACGCCAGGACCGAGATCAGCGCAGCTGCCGCGGCGCTGGGCATGTACAGCAGCTCTCCCTATGCAACTGCAGCCAGCCAGGGCTACGGGAACTACCTTGCATACAGCACAGAGCCTTCTGCTCTCTACTCCTCACTG AATTCGCAGTATGAAATTAAAGATGGCACTGGGAGTTTGCACTCGGGAATTGCTCCGACAGCTGCTTACTACCCGTACGAGCACTCCTTGGGGCAGTACCAGTATGATAG ATGCGGCACCATGGACTTCAATGGCAGCACTCGACGCAAGAATGCGACCCGAGAAACTACAAGCACTCTGAAGACTTGGCTGTACGAGCATAGAAAGAACCCTTATCCCACCAAAGGCGAGAAGATCATGCTGGCTATCATCACCAAGATGACGCTGACTCAAGTGTCCACCTGGTTTGCTAACGCCAGGAGGAGGTTGAAGAAGGAGAATAAGATGACCTGGTCACCCAGAAACAAAGGAGGGGATGACAAGAAAGAGGAACGCGAGAAAAAGGACGGGGAGGAATATGCCACAGATAGCATGGATAACG ATGAGAAAGAATACAGAAATGACAAAGAGTTGAGATTGAGTGATCTGGACGATTTGGAAGATGATGAATCAGAAAAACTTGAAAGTGACCAAGAAAAGACACCAAGTGAGGTCAACCCAAGGAGAGGTCTGGCGGAGTCTGAGGAAAGTGACTGCAATGTGTCGCCTCAAAGCAATCAACACACCTTCTCCTGTTCGAAAAACAATTCCACCCTTGGGTCTGACTTTCTAGAAACGATAACGAATAAGCCACTTGTTTCAATAGCAAGGAATAATCTCCCGCAGCGCTTTGGGACAGCAGAGAAGCCGAGGATTTGGTCTCTGGCACACACAGCAGCCTCCAATACTCTGGTGGGTTGTCAGAGTGGCCAGTCCCGGACAGGGAGGTACTGCGCGGAGGTAAGGCCGTCCCAGGGCACGGTGAGCCAAGTAGATGATATAATTTCTCTCGGAGACTCTTCACAAGCAGCCCGCATTCTGAGAACTTCTGCATTCAACTTGCAAACGCTTGTAGCCACTGGTCAGCTGCACTGTGCTTCATACCCTGCACTAGACAACTGTCAGTACACATCAGGGACTGAAG GATTTGTGAGAAATGTGAAAACTGATCTCCGATCAGCAGATATCACCGAAACATGTCTACTGCACCAAGAAGAGAAAGTGAGAACAGCCTTCAGAGCTGTGCTGAAGAG atttGTTTAG